The following proteins are encoded in a genomic region of Catellatospora sp. TT07R-123:
- a CDS encoding aliphatic sulfonate ABC transporter substrate-binding protein yields MNRRSFGIAALAASVALATAACGGDETGAYGAPLAKVKLGYIGDYNGASLLAIANEKGLWKAHGLEADAKVFTNGPLQIQAIGTGDLEFGYIGPGAMWLPASGKAKVVAINTLGNADRVIAQPGITSLEGLRGKTVGVPEGTSGDMILTLALKKAGLTKADVKIVPMDAATIVSAFSSKKIDAAGFWYPATAAIKKQVPDLVELAKNSDFTDQVSFPTAFVAGNDVVAKQQDKTSKVLAVLREAITFRIEHPDQAAEYTAKLLKVSVDQVKADAANSQAIPLADLDRYTADGTIAKWLTGMNEYFVGAGKLTGAVDPATYYTGDLFTAAGK; encoded by the coding sequence ATGAACAGGCGTTCCTTCGGTATCGCGGCGCTCGCCGCCTCGGTCGCGCTCGCCACGGCGGCCTGCGGCGGCGACGAGACCGGCGCCTACGGCGCCCCGCTGGCGAAGGTCAAGCTGGGTTACATCGGGGACTACAACGGCGCGAGCCTGCTGGCCATCGCCAACGAGAAGGGGCTGTGGAAAGCCCACGGGCTGGAGGCGGACGCGAAGGTCTTCACCAACGGGCCGTTGCAGATCCAGGCGATCGGCACCGGCGACCTGGAGTTCGGGTACATCGGGCCGGGTGCGATGTGGCTGCCCGCCTCCGGCAAGGCCAAGGTGGTCGCGATCAACACGCTCGGCAACGCCGACCGGGTCATCGCCCAGCCCGGCATCACCTCGCTGGAGGGCCTGCGCGGCAAGACCGTCGGTGTGCCCGAGGGCACCTCCGGCGACATGATCCTCACCCTGGCCCTGAAGAAGGCCGGGCTGACCAAGGCCGACGTCAAGATCGTGCCGATGGACGCGGCCACCATCGTGTCGGCGTTCTCCTCGAAGAAGATCGACGCGGCCGGGTTCTGGTACCCGGCCACGGCGGCCATCAAGAAGCAGGTGCCCGACCTGGTGGAACTCGCGAAGAACAGCGACTTCACCGACCAGGTGTCGTTCCCGACCGCGTTCGTGGCGGGCAACGACGTCGTGGCCAAGCAGCAGGACAAGACCAGCAAGGTGCTGGCGGTGCTGCGGGAGGCGATCACGTTCCGGATCGAGCACCCCGATCAGGCCGCCGAGTACACCGCGAAGCTGCTCAAGGTCAGCGTGGACCAGGTCAAGGCGGACGCGGCGAACTCGCAGGCGATCCCGCTGGCCGACCTGGACCGCTACACCGCCGACGGGACCATCGCCAAGTGGCTGACCGGCATGAACGAGTACTTCGTGGGCGCGGGCAAGCTGACCGGGGCGGTGGACCCGGCCACGTACTACACCGGTGACCTGTTCACGGCGGCCGGAAAGTGA
- a CDS encoding ABC transporter permease, producing the protein MAVVTTTRLPAAPPRRDGRPRRRPVLLLLNAASVTAGVAGWWALAEAGLQLPTPGAVLAQAWTMLRDGTLVDDAAASLGRVLAGFLLGSAAAVVVGFLMGWYTVARGLFEPWIQFFRTIPPLALLPLVLVLLGIDETPKVFVIFLAAFLSCVISTYQGVVGVDRTLLAAARVLGAGDATIFARVVVPASAPYILVGMRVGLGSAWGTLVAAELLAAQEGLGHRMQSAQLYYDLPTIFVGIVTIGVLGLAMDRLLQLAGAHVTRWQETR; encoded by the coding sequence ATGGCCGTCGTGACCACCACCCGCCTGCCCGCCGCGCCGCCGCGCCGCGACGGGCGGCCGCGCCGCAGACCCGTGCTGCTGCTGCTCAACGCGGCATCCGTGACCGCCGGGGTGGCGGGCTGGTGGGCCCTGGCCGAGGCGGGCCTGCAACTGCCCACCCCCGGTGCCGTGCTCGCGCAGGCGTGGACGATGCTGCGCGACGGCACCCTGGTCGACGACGCCGCCGCGAGCCTGGGCCGGGTGCTGGCCGGGTTCCTGCTCGGGTCGGCGGCCGCGGTCGTCGTCGGGTTCCTGATGGGCTGGTACACCGTGGCGCGCGGTCTGTTCGAGCCGTGGATCCAGTTCTTCCGCACCATCCCGCCGCTGGCGCTGCTGCCGCTGGTGCTGGTGCTGCTGGGCATCGACGAGACCCCGAAGGTGTTCGTCATCTTCCTGGCCGCGTTCCTGTCCTGCGTCATCTCCACCTACCAGGGCGTGGTCGGGGTGGACCGGACGCTGCTGGCGGCGGCACGGGTGCTCGGCGCCGGGGACGCCACGATCTTCGCCCGGGTGGTGGTGCCCGCGTCGGCGCCCTACATCCTGGTCGGGATGCGGGTCGGGCTGGGTTCGGCCTGGGGCACCCTGGTCGCGGCCGAGCTGCTGGCCGCGCAGGAGGGCCTGGGCCACCGGATGCAGAGCGCGCAGCTCTACTACGACCTGCCGACCATCTTCGTCGGCATCGTCACGATCGGCGTGCTGGGCCTGGCCATGGACCGGCTGCTCCAGCTCGCCGGCGCCCACGTCACCCGCTGGCAGGAGACCCGATGA
- a CDS encoding sulfatase has translation MTEPRIDRRAVLRGLGAAGLGAAAGWAAGTGPAAAAAPPNVVVVLIDDLARRELGCYGNTFNETPHMDRLAADGTRFTNGYAAAPVCSPTRASIMTGQYPARVGITEFLGPSGDDFLPTSFQTLPETLRGAGYRTCLIGKWHLSETYTGDVRSRPGNPWSHGFTDVIASEQKYIADGDYFYPYFMLPDLPQRKTDEYLTDRLNLEAVDFITAAHQQGVPFFLYLAHYATHAALAAPQALVDKYAAKPGAGQPGRNAVLAAMLEVIDDGVGAIRAKLAQLGIADNTVILLLSDNGGDGAVAPSTPLRGAKATLYEGGVRVPMLAYHPAGPTGRVVDTPFSTVDFMPTLLDTTGTARPAGVRLDGVSFAGLLTGGAAPARGDLFWVYPHWHNPGAPTASVRRGQYKLLRYLHDNRTELYDLVADPGEATNLAASLPAKVQELQAALDAHLRDVDFFPPEPSPANLPTLVLEQEFDSGLGGFTVLAPGPEQRAGTVQAAGGLLTVAADGAPAFALLRSTVAATHTDVAAIVSQRTYANAATTEQDTLFTGLIKDANDYFLVWYNHRLKRTGWDVRVGGTLTGNRVTQLDSQINYPGPNARLACQLHDDQLTAYAIANGGAWQYLFTADVGRYARLDDPAVRGQYKYGFGVRLDGGTIAVERFAVRRR, from the coding sequence ATGACCGAACCGAGGATCGACCGGCGCGCCGTCCTGCGCGGGCTCGGCGCCGCCGGGCTGGGTGCCGCCGCGGGCTGGGCCGCCGGGACCGGCCCCGCCGCGGCGGCGGCACCGCCCAACGTCGTCGTCGTCCTCATCGACGACCTGGCCCGGCGCGAGCTGGGCTGCTACGGCAACACCTTCAACGAGACGCCGCACATGGACCGGCTGGCCGCCGACGGCACCCGCTTCACCAACGGGTACGCCGCCGCACCGGTCTGCTCGCCGACCCGGGCCAGCATCATGACCGGCCAGTACCCGGCCCGGGTGGGCATCACCGAGTTCCTCGGGCCCTCCGGCGACGACTTCCTGCCGACCAGCTTCCAGACCCTGCCCGAGACGCTGCGCGGGGCCGGCTACCGCACCTGCCTGATCGGCAAGTGGCACCTGTCGGAGACGTACACCGGCGATGTCCGCAGCAGGCCGGGCAACCCGTGGTCGCACGGGTTCACCGACGTCATCGCCTCGGAGCAGAAGTACATCGCCGACGGCGACTACTTCTACCCGTACTTCATGCTGCCGGACCTGCCGCAGCGCAAGACCGACGAGTACCTGACCGACCGGCTCAACCTGGAGGCGGTCGACTTCATCACCGCCGCCCACCAGCAGGGCGTGCCGTTCTTCCTGTATCTCGCGCACTACGCGACGCACGCGGCTTTGGCCGCCCCGCAGGCGCTGGTCGACAAGTACGCGGCCAAGCCGGGCGCCGGTCAGCCGGGCCGCAACGCGGTGCTCGCCGCGATGCTGGAGGTGATCGACGACGGCGTCGGCGCGATCCGGGCGAAGCTGGCGCAGCTCGGCATCGCCGACAACACCGTGATCCTGCTGCTGTCGGACAACGGCGGCGACGGCGCGGTGGCGCCGAGCACGCCGCTGCGCGGCGCCAAGGCCACGCTGTACGAGGGCGGCGTGCGCGTGCCGATGCTCGCCTACCACCCGGCCGGGCCGACCGGGCGCGTCGTTGACACCCCGTTCAGCACGGTCGACTTCATGCCGACGCTGCTGGACACGACCGGCACCGCCCGGCCGGCGGGTGTCCGGCTGGACGGGGTCAGCTTCGCGGGCCTGCTCACCGGCGGCGCGGCACCGGCGCGCGGCGACCTGTTCTGGGTGTACCCGCACTGGCACAACCCGGGCGCCCCGACGGCCTCGGTCCGCCGCGGGCAGTACAAGCTGCTGCGGTACCTGCACGACAACCGTACGGAGCTGTACGACCTGGTGGCCGATCCCGGCGAGGCGACGAACCTGGCCGCGAGCCTGCCCGCCAAGGTGCAGGAACTTCAGGCAGCCCTGGACGCGCACCTGCGCGACGTCGACTTCTTCCCGCCGGAGCCGTCCCCGGCCAACCTGCCGACGCTCGTGCTGGAACAGGAGTTCGACAGCGGGCTGGGCGGGTTCACCGTGCTGGCCCCGGGGCCGGAGCAGCGGGCGGGCACGGTCCAGGCGGCGGGCGGGCTGCTGACCGTCGCGGCCGACGGGGCACCCGCGTTCGCGCTGCTGCGCTCCACCGTGGCGGCGACGCACACCGACGTCGCGGCGATCGTCAGCCAGCGCACGTACGCCAACGCGGCCACCACCGAGCAGGACACCCTGTTCACCGGGCTGATCAAGGATGCGAACGACTACTTCCTGGTCTGGTACAACCACCGGCTCAAGCGGACCGGCTGGGACGTACGCGTCGGCGGAACGCTGACCGGCAACCGCGTCACCCAGCTGGACTCGCAGATCAACTATCCGGGCCCGAACGCCCGCCTCGCCTGCCAGCTGCACGACGACCAGCTCACCGCGTACGCCATCGCCAACGGCGGCGCCTGGCAGTACCTGTTCACCGCCGACGTGGGCCGCTACGCGCGGCTGGACGACCCGGCGGTGCGCGGCCAGTACAAATACGGCTTCGGCGTCCGCCTCGACGGCGGCACGATCGCCGTGGAGCGCTTCGCCGTGCGCCGCCGCTGA
- a CDS encoding sulfatase-like hydrolase/transferase yields MTQRRNILFLMTDQHRVDTLGAYGSRLAGTPVLDELARTGTRFDRWYTPTAICAPARASLLTGQAPFRHKLLANHERNVGYQEDLPADQFTFSQALREHGYQVGLVGKWHVGHHRRAADYGFDGPDLPGWHNPVDHPDYLAFLAERGLPPYAISDHVRGTLPNGGPGNLLAARLHQPVEATFEHYLATRAIEQLERYAAGESPFFLQVNFFGPHLPYILPDEYFDLVDPAEVELPRSIAETFAGKPPVQRNYSAHWTFDTMPIETTRKLIAVYHGYVAMIDAEIGRITAAVDRLGLREDTAVFFTCDHGEFTGAHRLHDKGPAMYEDIYRTPGLLRVPGAPAGVVRSEFVSLLDCTATILDLAGIDPAAAVDSRSLLPLTGGGPVAWQEDVVCEFHGHHFPYPQRMLRTDRYKLVINPDSVNELYDLHTDPDELLNLYPLPELAEVRAALTRRLYRLLVDRGDNFYHWMTSMYDVGDVTHDPTLSGLDDASYRTVGSPGTPLP; encoded by the coding sequence GTGACGCAACGCCGCAACATCCTGTTCCTGATGACCGACCAGCACCGCGTCGACACGCTGGGCGCGTACGGCAGCCGGCTCGCGGGCACCCCGGTGCTCGACGAGCTGGCCCGTACGGGCACCCGGTTCGACCGCTGGTACACCCCGACGGCGATCTGCGCCCCGGCGCGCGCGAGCCTGCTCACCGGGCAGGCGCCGTTCCGGCACAAGCTGCTGGCCAACCACGAGCGCAACGTGGGCTACCAGGAGGATCTGCCCGCCGACCAGTTCACCTTCTCCCAGGCCCTGCGCGAGCACGGCTACCAGGTGGGGCTGGTCGGCAAGTGGCACGTGGGCCACCACCGGCGGGCCGCCGACTACGGCTTCGACGGACCGGACCTGCCGGGCTGGCACAATCCGGTGGACCATCCGGACTACCTGGCGTTCCTGGCCGAGCGCGGACTGCCGCCGTACGCCATCAGCGACCACGTGCGCGGCACGCTGCCCAACGGCGGGCCGGGCAACCTGCTGGCCGCGCGGCTGCACCAGCCGGTCGAGGCGACGTTCGAGCACTACCTGGCCACCCGCGCCATCGAGCAGCTGGAACGCTACGCCGCCGGGGAGAGCCCGTTCTTCCTCCAGGTGAACTTCTTCGGCCCGCACCTGCCGTACATCCTGCCCGACGAGTACTTCGACCTGGTCGATCCGGCCGAGGTGGAGCTGCCGCGCTCGATCGCGGAGACGTTCGCGGGCAAGCCGCCGGTGCAGCGGAACTACAGCGCGCACTGGACGTTCGACACGATGCCGATCGAGACCACGCGCAAGCTGATCGCCGTCTACCACGGGTACGTCGCGATGATCGACGCCGAGATCGGGCGGATCACCGCGGCGGTCGACCGGCTCGGGCTGCGCGAGGACACCGCCGTGTTCTTCACCTGCGACCACGGCGAATTCACCGGAGCGCACCGGCTGCACGACAAGGGCCCAGCGATGTACGAGGACATCTACCGCACCCCCGGCCTGCTGCGGGTGCCCGGCGCACCGGCGGGGGTGGTGCGCTCGGAGTTCGTCAGCCTGCTCGACTGCACCGCGACGATCCTGGACCTCGCCGGGATCGACCCGGCGGCCGCCGTCGACTCGCGCAGCCTGCTGCCGCTGACCGGGGGCGGGCCGGTGGCGTGGCAGGAGGACGTCGTGTGCGAGTTCCACGGCCACCATTTCCCGTATCCGCAGCGCATGCTGCGCACCGACCGGTACAAGCTGGTGATCAATCCGGACTCGGTCAATGAACTGTACGACCTGCACACCGACCCGGACGAGCTACTGAACCTGTACCCGCTGCCGGAGCTGGCCGAGGTCCGCGCGGCGCTGACCCGGCGGCTGTACCGCCTGCTGGTCGACCGGGGCGACAACTTCTACCACTGGATGACCTCGATGTACGACGTCGGCGACGTGACCCACGACCCGACCCTGAGCGGGCTCGACGACGCCAGCTACCGCACGGTCGGCTCCCCGGGGACGCCGCTGCCGTAG
- a CDS encoding septum formation family protein yields MARRRLLISCATVLLAAGCSAPLPKGADGDLGNNWPAVAAPKPYEPKVGTCLDVSGDLDAAAKDRLQDEAVSCTERHDVQVAGAGTLGPDGATNEELTKDYRECDKMARAFLHEDWRNGRLEIRVVHAKTAKEADGARWWECVLVPQTGGDYGSATPTTLDLAGGIPKDLRLGCQTVKATTSEITDTTEVDCAKPHHAEYAGAIVFPVGTRFPESDASWRVIHNGCRTLVAKYVGTAESKVWFYSSPMRNKDAWSGLRDVRCYVYTYPKTTTGSAKGRHGKGMPW; encoded by the coding sequence ATGGCGCGTCGACGCCTGCTCATCAGCTGTGCCACCGTTCTGCTGGCCGCCGGTTGCTCGGCGCCGCTGCCGAAGGGCGCCGACGGCGACCTGGGCAACAACTGGCCGGCGGTCGCCGCGCCGAAGCCGTACGAGCCGAAGGTCGGCACCTGCCTCGACGTCAGCGGCGACCTCGACGCCGCCGCCAAGGACCGCCTCCAGGACGAGGCGGTCAGCTGCACCGAGCGCCACGACGTGCAGGTCGCGGGCGCCGGCACCCTCGGGCCGGACGGGGCGACCAACGAGGAGCTGACCAAGGACTACCGCGAGTGCGACAAGATGGCCAGGGCGTTCCTGCACGAGGACTGGCGCAACGGCCGCCTGGAGATCCGGGTCGTGCACGCGAAGACGGCCAAGGAGGCCGACGGCGCCCGCTGGTGGGAGTGCGTCCTGGTCCCGCAGACCGGCGGTGACTACGGCTCGGCGACCCCCACCACGCTGGACCTCGCCGGCGGCATCCCGAAGGACCTGCGGCTGGGCTGCCAGACGGTGAAGGCGACCACCTCGGAGATCACGGACACCACCGAGGTCGACTGCGCCAAGCCGCACCACGCCGAGTACGCCGGAGCGATCGTCTTCCCGGTCGGCACCCGCTTCCCGGAGTCCGACGCCAGCTGGCGGGTCATCCACAACGGGTGCCGGACCCTGGTCGCCAAGTACGTCGGGACGGCCGAGTCGAAGGTGTGGTTCTACAGCTCCCCGATGCGCAACAAGGACGCCTGGTCGGGGCTGCGCGACGTGCGCTGCTACGTCTACACGTACCCCAAGACCACGACCGGTTCGGCCAAGGGCAGGCACGGCAAGGGCATGCCCTGGTAG
- a CDS encoding ABC transporter ATP-binding protein: protein MTAATAPKISVREVSRAYRVGREDFAALAAVDLDIADGEFVTVVGPSGCGKSTLLNILAGLDHPTGGTALVDGAPVRGPGPERGVIFQQYALFPWLTVRRNVEFGLRTAGVGSRERRERAEHFIRLVGLEQFADALPKTLSGGMKQRCAIARAYAADPSILLMDEPFGALDSLTRVRLQEQLLDTWTSDRRTVVFVTHDVDEAVFLANRVVVMAARPGRIVQTVEVDLPYPRTEQIRLSPEFAVLRNRVWQAVHHQ, encoded by the coding sequence ATGACCGCCGCGACCGCCCCGAAGATCTCGGTACGCGAGGTCAGCCGCGCCTACCGCGTCGGGCGCGAGGACTTCGCCGCCCTGGCCGCGGTGGACCTCGACATCGCCGACGGCGAGTTCGTCACCGTGGTCGGCCCGTCCGGCTGCGGCAAGAGCACCCTGCTCAACATCCTCGCCGGACTCGACCACCCGACCGGGGGCACCGCCCTGGTCGACGGCGCGCCGGTCCGCGGCCCCGGCCCGGAACGCGGCGTCATCTTCCAGCAGTACGCCCTGTTCCCGTGGCTGACCGTGCGCCGCAACGTCGAGTTCGGCCTGCGCACCGCCGGGGTCGGCAGCCGCGAGCGGCGTGAGCGGGCCGAGCACTTCATCCGCCTGGTCGGGCTGGAGCAGTTCGCCGACGCGCTGCCAAAGACGCTGTCCGGCGGCATGAAGCAGCGCTGCGCCATCGCGCGGGCGTACGCGGCGGACCCGTCGATCCTGCTGATGGACGAGCCGTTCGGGGCGCTGGACTCGCTGACCCGGGTCCGGTTGCAGGAGCAGCTGCTGGACACGTGGACCAGCGACCGGCGCACGGTCGTGTTCGTCACCCACGACGTCGACGAGGCGGTGTTCCTGGCCAACCGGGTCGTGGTGATGGCGGCCCGGCCGGGCCGGATCGTGCAGACCGTCGAGGTCGACCTGCCCTACCCCCGGACCGAGCAGATCAGGCTCAGTCCCGAGTTCGCCGTCCTGCGCAACCGCGTCTGGCAGGCCGTACACCACCAGTAG
- a CDS encoding ROK family transcriptional regulator — translation MPPASAAHTLVRRSHEERVLRVLQQTGALSRGEIAERVGLSRTTVSDITSDLLERGAITVVDTDAADRTGSGRPAELLALDPGSGQFMGVDFGHRRVHIAVADAAHEVIAAGTAHYPQEAPWAERCDAALRLVERLTAETGVHYGALQAIAVGLPGWGNRLSADSVAATFRARFGAPVTVDNHVRYAGLAEAARSSTDTAQNLIYLRLSDGVGGGLVVGGRLVRGADGHAGEFGHVTVAGEAGALCRCGKRGCVETIASVPAVLARCRELGVPLENLDDLRAAVAIAQPTVERVLREAGTAVGRVLGAAAMTLNPSEIVLGGEMVTIAPALLQQVASTITYELSWLPDAAPVVRASTLADSGGALGAITALFHDSPLLASYPPAAPVRPLPAPRS, via the coding sequence ATGCCACCCGCCAGCGCCGCGCACACGCTCGTACGCCGCTCCCATGAGGAGCGGGTGCTGCGGGTGCTCCAGCAGACCGGCGCACTGAGCCGCGGCGAGATAGCCGAGCGGGTCGGGCTGTCGCGCACCACCGTCTCCGACATCACCAGCGACCTGCTGGAACGCGGCGCGATCACGGTGGTCGACACCGACGCGGCGGACCGGACCGGCAGCGGCCGCCCGGCGGAGCTGCTCGCCCTGGACCCCGGCTCCGGCCAGTTCATGGGCGTCGACTTCGGACACCGCCGCGTGCACATCGCCGTGGCCGACGCCGCGCACGAGGTGATCGCGGCGGGCACCGCCCACTACCCGCAGGAGGCGCCGTGGGCGGAGCGCTGCGACGCCGCGCTGCGGCTGGTGGAGCGGCTCACCGCCGAGACCGGGGTGCACTACGGCGCGCTCCAGGCGATCGCGGTCGGGCTGCCGGGCTGGGGCAACCGGCTCAGCGCCGACAGCGTCGCCGCCACCTTCCGCGCCCGGTTCGGCGCCCCGGTGACCGTCGACAACCACGTCCGCTACGCCGGGCTGGCCGAGGCGGCGCGGTCCAGCACCGACACCGCGCAGAACCTCATCTACCTGCGGTTGTCCGACGGCGTCGGCGGCGGGCTGGTGGTCGGCGGACGGCTGGTGCGCGGCGCGGACGGCCACGCGGGCGAGTTCGGCCACGTCACCGTCGCAGGCGAGGCGGGGGCGCTGTGCCGGTGCGGCAAGCGCGGCTGCGTCGAGACCATCGCCTCGGTGCCGGCCGTCCTGGCCCGCTGCCGGGAACTGGGCGTGCCGCTGGAGAACCTGGACGACCTGCGCGCCGCCGTCGCGATCGCCCAGCCGACCGTCGAGCGGGTGCTGCGCGAGGCCGGCACGGCCGTCGGGCGGGTGCTCGGGGCGGCGGCGATGACGCTCAACCCCAGCGAGATCGTGCTCGGCGGCGAGATGGTGACCATCGCCCCGGCGCTGCTCCAGCAGGTCGCCTCGACCATCACGTACGAGCTGTCCTGGCTGCCCGACGCGGCTCCCGTGGTGCGCGCCTCGACGCTGGCCGACTCCGGCGGCGCCCTCGGCGCGATCACCGCCCTGTTCCACGACTCCCCCCTGCTGGCCAGCTACCCGCCGGCCGCCCCTGTCCGACCCCTCCCCGCCCCTCGGAGCTGA
- a CDS encoding family 43 glycosylhydrolase, producing the protein MRTIPSRRTSAVGAVLGALVLLATATSVPAPARAEAAALAAATYTNPVSAGVVDSLPDPAMIRGKDGTWYAYGTTNPVRLLAGDSVEHILPVLTSPDMVTWSYAGDVFTFAGRPGWWPGGTRPWAPDIRYVDGSYHLTYSLSGGGIALATAPTPTGPWTDRGLIVTGGAGGCPSGTIDQAMYTDINGDRYLYWGSYDTICVSRLNTAGTALTGAVTQVARGRRMEGGFVVRRDGMYYLFYSDAGCCEGAFSGYTVKVGRASSPLGPFTTPSGLNLMDLTSKDGIVVAASGNGFVGPGHNSIATDLSGQDWLVYHAIPAANPDFPPVTNPWGGTMNNLSRRPLMIDRLDWINGWPVVRAGAGPSTGAQPAPVTTWTVGSGFNAGSLSGWSGGWSLASETDAHGYLSYAGTGTAYQLSDASVSGDLRIEADLRLGTANTSGAVGLVVSYADANNNVVAWINRAQQKLIVEARVAGAVTSLSSALPATFDHDSWHNLAVERRGSTLVAWVTPDRLRTAVSTVTITLPAGSPGTGRIGAVSSGGVSAADNLGAAPLYQPVTATVPQPVLGGLLSAYSDEFSGSGAPQAADPAWSWVRGPAAGATESGGALTWPTQAAELFEGTNTASVLLRDAPSGDFVVETKLQFNGSAGNQQAGLVLYEGDDRYFKLAHSVLPLSQGGGALLHVTEFAKEGPRPTTTPPQAVVNRPMFGGPATGTLWLRLLYHYDAAAGEHDVRMASSTNGTSWTWGGTWSLPRTGPVRIGLVSMNKAGATAVFDYLRTYAVTGL; encoded by the coding sequence GTGCGCACCATCCCGTCCCGACGGACCAGCGCGGTGGGCGCGGTCCTCGGTGCGCTGGTCCTGCTCGCGACCGCGACCAGTGTCCCCGCCCCGGCGCGGGCCGAGGCCGCCGCCCTGGCGGCGGCCACCTACACCAACCCGGTCAGCGCCGGGGTCGTCGACAGCCTGCCCGACCCCGCGATGATCCGCGGCAAGGACGGCACCTGGTACGCCTACGGCACCACCAACCCGGTCCGCCTGCTCGCGGGCGACTCGGTCGAGCACATCCTGCCGGTGCTGACCTCGCCGGACATGGTGACCTGGAGCTACGCCGGGGACGTGTTCACCTTCGCCGGGCGGCCGGGCTGGTGGCCCGGCGGCACCAGGCCGTGGGCGCCCGACATCCGCTACGTCGACGGCAGCTACCACCTGACCTACTCGCTGTCCGGCGGCGGCATCGCCCTGGCCACCGCCCCGACCCCGACCGGCCCGTGGACCGACCGCGGCCTGATCGTGACCGGCGGCGCCGGCGGCTGCCCGAGCGGCACCATCGACCAGGCGATGTACACCGACATCAACGGCGACCGCTACCTGTACTGGGGCAGCTACGACACCATCTGCGTGTCCCGGCTCAACACCGCGGGCACCGCGCTGACCGGCGCGGTCACCCAGGTGGCGCGGGGCCGTCGGATGGAGGGCGGGTTCGTGGTCCGCCGCGACGGCATGTACTACCTGTTCTACTCCGATGCGGGCTGCTGCGAGGGCGCGTTCAGCGGCTACACGGTGAAGGTCGGCCGGGCGAGCAGCCCGCTCGGGCCGTTCACCACCCCCAGCGGCCTCAACCTGATGGACCTGACCAGCAAGGACGGCATCGTCGTGGCCGCGAGCGGCAACGGGTTCGTCGGCCCCGGCCACAACTCCATCGCCACCGACCTGTCCGGCCAGGACTGGCTGGTCTACCACGCGATCCCGGCGGCGAACCCGGACTTCCCGCCGGTCACCAACCCGTGGGGCGGCACCATGAACAACCTCAGCCGCCGCCCGCTCATGATCGACCGGCTCGACTGGATCAACGGCTGGCCCGTGGTCCGCGCCGGTGCCGGTCCGTCCACCGGGGCGCAGCCCGCCCCGGTCACCACCTGGACCGTGGGCAGCGGCTTCAACGCCGGGTCCCTGTCGGGCTGGAGCGGCGGGTGGAGCCTGGCCAGCGAGACCGACGCGCACGGCTACCTGTCGTACGCGGGCACCGGCACGGCGTACCAGCTCAGCGATGCGTCGGTCAGTGGTGACCTGCGCATCGAGGCCGATCTGCGGCTCGGCACGGCCAACACCTCCGGCGCGGTCGGCCTGGTCGTCAGCTACGCCGACGCGAACAACAACGTCGTCGCCTGGATCAACCGCGCCCAGCAGAAGCTGATCGTCGAGGCCCGGGTGGCCGGTGCGGTCACCTCCCTGTCCAGCGCGCTGCCCGCCACGTTCGACCACGACTCGTGGCACAACCTGGCCGTGGAGCGGCGCGGCAGCACGCTGGTGGCCTGGGTGACGCCCGACCGGCTGCGTACGGCCGTGTCCACGGTGACGATCACGCTGCCCGCCGGGTCGCCGGGCACCGGGCGCATCGGCGCGGTGTCCTCCGGTGGGGTCAGCGCCGCCGACAACCTCGGTGCCGCGCCGCTGTACCAGCCGGTCACCGCGACCGTGCCGCAACCGGTGCTGGGCGGGCTGCTCAGCGCGTACAGCGACGAGTTCAGCGGGTCGGGGGCGCCGCAGGCCGCCGATCCGGCCTGGAGCTGGGTGCGCGGACCGGCGGCGGGCGCCACCGAGTCCGGCGGGGCGCTGACCTGGCCGACGCAGGCGGCGGAGCTGTTCGAGGGCACCAACACCGCCTCGGTGCTGCTGCGCGACGCGCCCTCGGGCGACTTCGTGGTCGAGACGAAGCTCCAGTTCAACGGCTCTGCGGGCAATCAGCAGGCCGGGTTGGTGCTGTACGAGGGCGACGACCGCTACTTCAAGCTCGCCCACTCGGTGCTGCCGCTCAGCCAGGGCGGCGGGGCACTGCTGCACGTGACCGAGTTCGCCAAGGAGGGGCCGCGCCCCACGACCACCCCGCCGCAGGCGGTGGTCAACCGGCCGATGTTCGGCGGCCCGGCCACGGGCACGCTGTGGCTTCGGCTGCTCTACCACTACGACGCGGCCGCGGGGGAGCACGACGTGCGGATGGCGTCGAGTACCAACGGGACCAGCTGGACCTGGGGCGGCACCTGGTCGCTGCCCCGGACCGGCCCGGTGCGCATCGGGCTCGTCTCGATGAACAAGGCAGGCGCCACGGCGGTGTTCGACTACCTGCGGACGTACGCCGTGACCGGTCTGTGA